A portion of the Bacillus sp. es.034 genome contains these proteins:
- the remB gene encoding extracellular matrix regulator RemB, whose product MYIHVGEDVMVRTDEIIAIIDRDTVQFSEEIQHFLKTKDHNLCNLAKGSYKSLVITTGQLYLSPLASSTLKKRSKKYSNYENLL is encoded by the coding sequence TTGTACATACATGTTGGAGAAGATGTCATGGTACGTACAGATGAAATCATCGCAATTATTGATCGAGACACCGTTCAATTTTCAGAGGAAATTCAACATTTTCTAAAAACGAAAGATCATAACCTTTGCAATCTTGCAAAGGGTTCATATAAATCTCTTGTTATCACAACGGGCCAGTTGTATCTCTCACCGCTGGCATCCAGTACGTTAAAGAAGCGATCAAAGAAATACTCAAACTATGAGAATTTATTATAG
- the yaaA gene encoding S4 domain-containing protein YaaA produces MAKEITIETEIITLGQFLKLAEVIQSGGMAKWFLSEYEVYINGEQDQRRGRKLTVGDKVEIPEVGVFVVAGE; encoded by the coding sequence GTGGCGAAAGAGATCACCATCGAAACAGAAATCATCACATTGGGACAATTCCTGAAGCTTGCTGAAGTGATTCAGTCCGGTGGGATGGCAAAATGGTTCTTAAGTGAATATGAAGTATACATAAACGGGGAACAAGACCAAAGAAGAGGGAGAAAACTTACGGTAGGAGATAAAGTTGAAATTCCTGAAGTAGGGGTCTTTGTGGTTGCTGGAGAATAA
- the recF gene encoding DNA replication/repair protein RecF: MYIEQLELRNYRNYESIDVSFENKVNVILGENAQGKTNIMESIYVLAMAKSHRTSNDKDLIRWDQEYAKIKGRIQKYNGGLPLELILSKKGKKAKSNHLEQSKLSQYVGNMNVVMFAPEDLHLVKGSPQVRRRFIDMEIGQVSPVYLHDISLYQKILQQRNHYLKQLQTRKQKDQTMLDVLTEQFIEMAVKITKKRFEFVQLLESWAKPIHSGISRNLETLEIVYKPSLDVSDNQEWSKMVDIYEQKFYDIREREIDRGVTLVGPHRDDLQFIVNDRDVQTFGSQGQQRTTALSVKLAEIELIHSEIKEYPILLLDDVLSELDDYRQSHLLNTIQGKVQTFVTTTNVDGIDHQTLNEATTFEVEAGSMKRLK; the protein is encoded by the coding sequence ATGTACATTGAACAATTGGAATTAAGAAACTACCGTAATTACGAATCAATCGACGTGAGTTTCGAAAATAAGGTGAACGTCATTCTTGGAGAAAATGCCCAGGGGAAGACGAATATCATGGAGTCTATCTATGTCCTGGCAATGGCTAAATCCCACCGTACCTCAAATGATAAAGATTTAATCCGTTGGGATCAGGAATATGCTAAAATAAAAGGTAGGATTCAGAAATATAACGGTGGATTACCTTTGGAGCTCATCCTGTCCAAAAAGGGGAAAAAGGCGAAGAGTAATCACCTTGAACAGTCTAAACTGAGTCAATATGTAGGGAACATGAATGTTGTCATGTTTGCACCTGAAGATCTTCATTTGGTAAAAGGGAGCCCTCAAGTCAGGCGCCGTTTTATTGATATGGAAATCGGTCAGGTTTCTCCTGTTTATTTACATGATATCAGCCTTTATCAGAAAATATTACAGCAACGGAACCATTATTTAAAACAGTTGCAGACGAGAAAACAAAAAGACCAGACGATGCTTGATGTCTTGACGGAACAGTTCATCGAGATGGCGGTGAAAATTACGAAGAAACGATTTGAGTTCGTTCAATTGTTGGAAAGTTGGGCGAAACCGATCCATTCAGGGATTTCAAGAAACCTGGAAACGTTGGAAATCGTGTATAAACCGTCTTTGGATGTATCAGATAATCAAGAATGGTCAAAAATGGTAGATATATATGAGCAGAAATTCTATGATATACGGGAGCGGGAAATCGATCGTGGTGTGACCCTGGTCGGTCCGCATCGTGATGATCTTCAATTCATTGTGAATGACCGTGATGTTCAAACATTCGGATCACAGGGGCAGCAACGGACAACGGCCCTCTCTGTGAAGCTTGCAGAAATCGAGCTGATACACTCTGAAATCAAAGAGTATCCCATCTTACTTCTGGATGATGTGTTATCTGAGCTGGATGATTACCGTCAGTCTCACTTATTAAATACCATCCAGGGGAAAGTTCAAACCTTCGTGACCACGACCAACGTGGACGGGATTGATCATCAAACCCTGAACGAGGCGACTACGTTCGAAGTGGAAGCCGGATCCATGAAAAGATTGAAATGA